One window from the genome of Candidatus Synechococcus calcipolaris G9 encodes:
- a CDS encoding peptide chain release factor 3, with amino-acid sequence MARGSILADTIQQGDIQQEVERRRNFAIISHPDAGKTTLTEKLLLYGGAIHEAGAVKARRAQRHATSDWMEMEQQRGISITSTVLQFNYLGYQINLLDTPGHQDFSEDTYRTLAAADNAVMLVDAAKGLEPQTRKLFEVCKLRGLPIFTFINKLDRPGRDPLELIDEIEQELGLQTYPVNWPLGMGDRFRGIYDRLRQEFHLFERTAHGKREVEETIIPLGDGQLDAYLETHQFEYHQLKDEIELLDGVGESLDLEQIHQGKMTPVFFGSAMTNFGVKIFLEHFLTYALKPIAYQSNRGKVSPTEENFSGFVFKLQANMDPKHRDRVAFVRVCTGKFEKDMTVSHARTGKTLRLSHPQKLFAQGRESLETAYAGDVIGLNNPGMFAIGDTLYVGSKLEYEGIPCFSPELFAHLRNPNPSKFKQFQKGVSELREEGAVQIMYSVDEAKRDPILAAVGQLQFEVVQFRLLSEYGVETRLDTLPYTVARWVLDGWPALEAAGRIFNAITVKDSWDRPVLLFKNDWNVQQAIADHPKLRLSTIAPLTQAVSTK; translated from the coding sequence CTGGCTAGGGGTAGTATTTTGGCAGACACGATTCAACAGGGCGACATTCAACAGGAAGTAGAACGGCGGCGTAATTTTGCCATTATTTCCCACCCCGATGCGGGGAAAACAACCCTAACGGAAAAACTCCTCCTCTACGGTGGGGCTATCCACGAAGCAGGGGCCGTTAAGGCGCGCCGAGCCCAACGCCATGCCACCTCTGACTGGATGGAGATGGAACAGCAACGGGGGATTTCCATTACCTCGACGGTGTTGCAATTTAATTATTTGGGGTATCAGATTAATCTCCTGGATACCCCTGGCCACCAAGATTTTAGTGAAGATACCTATCGCACCCTAGCGGCAGCGGATAATGCGGTGATGCTGGTGGATGCGGCCAAGGGCCTAGAACCCCAAACTCGCAAGCTCTTTGAAGTATGTAAGTTGCGGGGATTGCCCATTTTCACGTTTATTAACAAGTTGGATCGCCCAGGACGCGACCCCCTAGAATTGATTGACGAAATTGAACAGGAACTCGGACTACAAACCTATCCAGTGAATTGGCCCCTGGGTATGGGCGATCGCTTTCGCGGGATTTACGATCGCCTGCGCCAAGAATTTCACCTATTTGAACGGACTGCCCATGGTAAACGGGAAGTGGAGGAAACCATTATTCCCCTGGGGGATGGGCAACTGGATGCCTACCTTGAGACCCATCAGTTTGAGTACCATCAACTCAAGGATGAAATTGAACTCCTTGATGGAGTGGGTGAGTCCCTAGATTTAGAGCAAATCCACCAAGGCAAGATGACCCCAGTCTTTTTCGGGAGTGCCATGACCAATTTTGGCGTGAAGATTTTCTTAGAGCATTTCCTTACCTATGCCCTAAAACCCATTGCCTACCAAAGTAATCGCGGCAAAGTCTCCCCCACAGAAGAAAACTTCAGCGGCTTTGTTTTCAAACTACAAGCAAATATGGATCCCAAACACCGCGATCGCGTTGCCTTTGTCCGGGTTTGTACGGGCAAGTTTGAAAAAGATATGACCGTATCCCATGCCCGCACCGGCAAAACCCTGCGACTCTCCCACCCCCAAAAGCTCTTTGCCCAGGGCCGTGAATCCCTGGAAACCGCCTATGCCGGGGATGTGATTGGCTTAAATAATCCGGGAATGTTTGCCATTGGGGATACCCTCTACGTTGGTTCAAAACTTGAGTACGAAGGGATTCCCTGCTTCTCGCCGGAACTGTTTGCCCACCTACGAAACCCTAACCCCTCCAAGTTTAAGCAATTCCAAAAAGGAGTCTCAGAACTACGGGAGGAAGGAGCAGTACAAATTATGTATTCCGTGGATGAAGCGAAACGGGATCCGATTTTAGCCGCTGTTGGACAACTCCAATTTGAGGTGGTGCAATTTAGGCTTTTAAGTGAATACGGGGTAGAGACTCGTTTAGATACCTTACCCTATACCGTTGCTCGTTGGGTACTGGATGGCTGGCCGGCCCTAGAGGCGGCGGGGCGGATATTTAATGCCATTACGGTCAAAGACAGTTGGGATCGACCGGTGTTGCTCTTTAAGAATGATTGGAATGTGCAGCAGGCGATCGCCGATCATCCCAAACTACGCTTGAGTACCATTGCTCCCCTAACCCAGGCAGTTTCAACTAAATGA
- a CDS encoding photosystem II reaction center protein K, which produces MEAIVLLAKLPEAYSIFDPLVDVLPVIPLLFLALAFVWQAAVGFR; this is translated from the coding sequence ATGGAAGCAATAGTTCTTTTAGCAAAGCTACCCGAAGCCTATTCGATCTTTGATCCCCTGGTGGATGTTTTACCCGTCATTCCCCTATTATTCCTGGCCCTCGCCTTTGTGTGGCAGGCCGCCGTTGGTTTCCGCTAA